The Halodesulfovibrio marinisediminis DSM 17456 genomic interval CGATATCTCCACTTTCGGTGGTTGTACCGCAGGTCCAGCTGCTGCTCTCGCTAACATGGACATCATCGTTCGCGAAAACCTCCTCGAAAACGTTGTTAAAATGGGTGACTACTTCCAGGATCGTCTCTTCGAACTGAAAGACAAATACTCCATCATCGGCGACGTTCGTGGTAAAGGTCTCTTCCAGGGTCTCGAGCTCGTTAAAGATCGTGCTACTAAAGAACCTGTTGACGAAGCTGTTGCAGCTGGCGTTGCTGGCGGTTGTGCTAAAGAAGGCGTTATCATCGGCCGTACCAACCGTTCCTTCAAAGAGTTCAACAACACTCTTTGCTTCAGCCCTGCACTGATCGCTGGCAAATCCGAAATTGATGAAATCATTGATGCACTTGATAAATCTTTTGCATCTGTTTCTGCATAGTAAAATAATTCGATATTCTTAGGAGATAAGAAAATGATCGTAGGTATTCTTAAAGAGATTAAAGTTAAAGAGAACCGCGTTTGTATGACTCCAGCTGGTGTTAAAACCATGGTAGCTGCTGGTCACGAACTCCTCGTTGAGAAAAGCGCTGGTGTTGGTTCCGGTTTCGCTGATGAAGAATACGTAGCAGCTGGTGCTACCATCATCGACACCCCGCAGGAAATCTGCGAAAAAGCAGAAATGGTAATGCACGTTAAAGAACCTCAGCCTTCCGAATACGGCATGCTCCGTAAAGGCCAGATCCTCTTTACTTACCTCCACCTTGCTGCTGACGAGCCTCAGACTCACGGTCTCATGGAATCCGGTGCTACTTGTATCGCATACGAAACCGTTCAGAACGCTGACCGCTCCCTCCCACTTCTTACTCCTATGTCTGAAGTTGCTGGTCGTATGTCTATCCAGCAGGGTGCTAAAGCTCTCGAAAAAACTAACGGTGGCCTCGGCAAACTCCTCGGTGGCGTACCAGGCGTAGCTCCAGCTAAAGTTATGGTTATCGGTGGCGGTGTTGTAGGTGTTCAGGCTGCTAAAATGGCTTGTGGCCTCGGCGCACAGGTATACCTCATGGACATCAACCTTGATCGTCTCCGTTACCTCGCTGACGTAATGCCAGCTAACTGCACCACCCTCATGTCTTCTAAAGGCGCTATCCAGGAACTCCTTCCAGAAATGGACCTCGTAGTAGGCGCAGTTCTTATCCCAGGTGCTAAAGCTCCTGCAGTTATCACTCGTGAAGACCTCAAACTCATGAAAAAAGGTGCTGCACTCGTTGACGTTGCTATCGACCAGGGCGGTTGTTTCGAAACTTCTAAAGCAACCACTCACGAAGAGCCAACCTACGAAGTAGACGGCATCGTTCACTACTGCGTAGCTAACATCCCAGGTGCAGTTCCAATGACCTCCACCATGGCTCTTACCAACGCAACTCTTCCTTACGCTCTTGAGCTTGCTAACAAAGGCTGGAAGAAAGCTTGTCAGGACAACGAGTCTCTCCGTAAAGGTCTCAACGTTCACGAAGGTAAACTCACTTACAAAGCTGTTTGCGACGCATTCGGCCTTGAGTACACCCCAGTTGAAGACGTATTATAAGTTTGATTACCAGCCAGCTTTCGGCTCAGCATAACTCTTTAATCCGAAAGTTGTGGTAATTATTCTTGCAAGCACGCGTAAGCGTGTCTGAGTAGCTAACGCTATTTGGGTATATAAGCAGCAGCATGTTTTTCATGCTGCTGCTTTTTTTTGTATAGATAGGTAATTTGTAATGTGATGCACAACATGAAGAGTTATGTTTAGTTGTTCTATTATGATGGCGAGGTGGGTGTATTAAGGGTGTATCTTTGAAGTTGTGATGTTTGATGCAATGTAAAAGCTGAACAAGACCATGGTGTTAATGTGCTATTATGGTCTTTTTTTATATTATAGCTATGTTTTTTGACATAAACGATATCCACATAAATGTAATATGAAGTGATGCAACTGTGTCATCGTATTAGATATATTAAAGATGCAAATTGTTGGCTGTCAGTGTAGAGTCGAAGGGCTGGAATCAAGTAGTTGGATACTGCTTGCTAAAAATTTTACCGCAGCTTGCGTAGCATGATTGCGGTGTTCGTTGTCGTTTATTGTTAGACGAGAATGAACCGTAAGGAAGCGACAAAGGTATGTAGGGTGCCTTTGTACAACTCTGGGTAGGGTTGGTGTGGTATAGTGTGGGCTATGCCGATATTCGCTGATGCGTCCACAGATTTGGATCGCATATCCTTGTAGAAGGGAGTGGAAGGGCGTTTCCACTCCCTTCATTGCGTCGGTGTGATGCATAAAAAAATCCCTGTATATTTTTATATACAGGGATTTAAATTCGTGGAGCTCTTGAGCAGGATTGAACTGCTGACCTCATCCTTACCAAGGATGCGCTCTGCCGACTGAGCTACAAGAGCCTTAAGTGCGTTAACACAGGGGCTTTCTACGTATTATTGGAAAAAAAATCTAGTCGTTTTTTACGAAAAAACAATTTTTTTTGATATTCGAAATATTATTCAATTTCTTCATGTCTTATGAGCTAGTTCAGGTGCAGGTTGTTTCAGTGGACTCTGTTATTCAGCTGTGTAGTGATTTCAGCGCTCTTTTTTCGTTTCCTTAACCCTCCTTCGTGTTTTCAAAAAAGCGTCCTTAGCGGCAGTTTTTGAGCATTGTAGGGCTGATGGTTATCTGAGGGCATGATATGAGGCAGCAGGGGGATTCGATACAAGAACACTATGATATTGGTTCCTTTAAGTCGGGCTAGCCCCTGCTAGCTGAGTTGTTTTCTCCTATTTCCTTTTTCCCAGAATCTGACCCAAGCTTACCATACCTAATTTGAAAAATTATGCCTGTCTTACCAAGTGATGCTTTCGCTATTTTGCTTAGCCCTGTTATGAATAAGAGTTTTAGACCTAGTTAATAGATCGAAGCCACATTGCAACTTGTTGATGTTGTAGGAAATTAGAGAGGTTGTCTTGGTAATAGTTTATATAATGCATAATGAATAAGAATAATTAACCGAAAAGATATTTGTGTAGGGGTATTGTTTTTATATGCCCTCTTCCGCTACGCAATGAAAAATGTATACACCGTTTTCGACTGTTGGGGATATTTCATTCGAAAACAGGGTACAGCTTAATTATGTGTGGATATTGTAAGGAGTGGAGTAATGGGAAAATTTTCCCTTAAGATGCAGGTGGTCCTGATTGCAGCAAGTGCGTTGTTGTCACTTGGTGTTGGGTATGGATTTTTGTATGCGGGAGCGGATGGCGCGAGCGTCTCAATGGGGACTGTTCATACTTCGCTGTTGGTAACAGGCGGGCTATTTAGCTTGCTGGTACTGCCGTTGGTTTTTGTTACAATTAGCACCCAGCGTACCGCAGGCGGTGCTATTCGCGAGAAGTGTAAACAGGTTTGTGGTGGTGACTATTCTGTTGCATTTCCTTTTTCCCAGTCGCCGGACCTTGCTGCGCTTGAACGTGATTTAGAGGCCATGTTCTCCAGTATGAAGCATCGTCTAGGTTTTGCACAGGGGGTACTTTCCGGTATTGATACTCCTTTTGTTGTTGTCGATACCAATGAAGTCCTGACGTATACTAATGATTCCCTTCTTTTTATTCTGGAGCAGGACGGGAAACCGGAAGACTACTATGGGCAGAACGTTGCTCATTTCTTTTATGGTGATTCTTCCCGCCGAACAGTGCTGGCTGATAGTCTTGAAAAACATATTGTAACGAAGCGCGAAGTTGTTCTTACTGGGCGTAAGGGCGGTCAGCGGAAAATTTATATTAACGCATCACCGTTGTTTGATTTGAATGGGGATTTGATGGGTGCGCTTTGTATCTATCAGGATTTAACTGCGTTACGTCAGCGTGAGGAAGAGATTCTTAGCAAAAACGAACAGATTGCATCTGCTGTGCGCGAATCAGAAGATGTTTCAGATGATGTGGCACGTATTGCTCAAGATATTTCGACAAAGATGGAAGAGACAAGCCTTGCTGTTTCCCGTCAGACAGAACGCGCAATGGAAACTGCTACGGCGATGGAGCAGATGAACGCTGCTGTTACTGAGGTTGCACAGAATGCCTCTAATGCAGCGGAACAGGCTATCTCCGCACGAGATAAAGCAGATCAAGGTTCTCAGGTTGTAAGAGAAGCTATTGAGGCTATTGATGAGGTCGCTCGTTTGTCTCATCAGTTGCATGATGACATGTCTTCTTTGGGGCAACAGGCAGAGGGTATTGGTACTGTAATGAACGTGATTACTGATATTGCAGATCAAACAAACCTGCTTGCCTTGAATGCTGCCATTGAAGCTGCCCGCGCCGGTGAGGCAGGGCGGGGATTTGCAGTAGTAGCTGATGAAGTGCGTAAGCTTGCAGAAAAAACGATGCAGGCAACTAAAGAGGTTGGTGATGCTATTACTGCGATCCAAACAGGTGCACAGCGAAACCTTGAAAGCGTGACAGAAGCAGCTTCCGCCGTATCCCGTTCTAGAGAGCTGTCCGGTGCTTCCGGTGAAGTTCTTAATCAAATTGTGGAACTTGTGAATGATTCAACTGATCAGGTTCAGGCAATTGCCACTGCTGCAGACGAACAGGCTGCAACCAGTGACCATATTAATCGCTCTGTGGATGAAGTTCGAACGATTTCTGAACAATCAGCAGGAGAAATTGTTACGGCTTCTCATGGTGTTCGTGAGTTGTCTGTTATGGCAAGGCAGTTGCGTGAAATTATTCAGGCTATAGGGTCATAGGCTCAACGTCTGAAATAAGGCATTACGCTTGTAGTGAAATGAAAAAAAGCTGAGAACGTGCGCACGTTTTCAGCTTTTTTTATTGCTTGATGCTCTGTTACAATTTGATGAGGGGGATTTCGTTTATATTTAAATATTGATCTCGTATTCGACGTATGTCTTCTTCGTACTGGGTGAAAATATCCACTAGATGTGGGTCAAAAGCTTTAGCCCGTTCGGATGCGATGTATTGAAAAACCTGCTCTTGCGGCCAGGCATCTTTGTAGCAGCGTTCGGAGCTCAGTGCGTCATATACATCTGCCAACATCGTAATGCGAGCAAAGATACTGATGTCATTTTCCCTTAGTCCGTTAGGATAGCCGTTTCCATCCCATCGTTCGTGGTGTTGATATGCTATTTCACAGGCAATCTGCAGTAGATCCTTGTTAGATCCCTCTAGGATATCTTTGCCTATAGATGTATGTGTCTTAATTACTTCAAATTCTTCAACTGTTAGTTTTCCAGGTTTATGAAGAATTGATTCAGGAATGCCTATTTTACCCACATCATGCATGGGGGATGCTGCTTCCAGTAAATCGAGATCTTTTTTTTGCATCCCGATGCGTTCGCCAAGGAAGCGGGAAATTTTGGCAACCCGTTGAACATGGCCACCTGTTTCTTGGGAACGGGCTTCAATAACTTCGCCTAGAGTTGAAACAATAACTTTCTGTGTTTCTATCACTTCTTGATCCAAAACGATAATTCGTTCTTTGTTTTGACGTAGAATAATTTGTTTTTGCAGGTTGTTATACGTGAGAAAGAGAATGAGTGAGAGAGTCGTGATAATTACTGTAGCGGGAATGATTGCTTTGTAATGCAGAGCAAAAAAAGATTCCGGCCTGTTGATGAAAGTTGCTTCAACTGGAAGAGTGTCGGGGTTAATGTTGTATGTGACTAGCCTGCGATAGTCGTAAATGCTTTTATGGATGTTCGCATCAAGTTGAAGCGGGATAACTGGCTGGCCTGCTAAAAGACGGATTAGCGTAAAAGCTGCCTGCCGTCCAAGGTTATATGCTGAAAGAACCTTTCCGCCGACAACCCCTGTTTTGAGCTGGAATGACCAGGATACAATGATCGGAACTGAGGAGGTTTTAGCAAGTTCTCTTTCTATGGTTCCCTGTGGGTAAAAGGTGTTGTCTTTTGTTTTGAAATGGGGAAGCAGGTAGATTATTTCGTGTTTTTTTCGTGAGCTGGCAAATGACTTTAGCTCCTTAAGTGTCATGTGTGGTGTGAAGTTGAGTGTGATGTGTGGCGGAAGCTTTGAAGCAATAGTCTTAATTTCTTTTACTAATGATGTGCATGTTGAACTTTCGTCACCAACGATATGTATCGTGCGAAGATAAGGACGCATTTGGATAGCTTGTTGAATTGTTCCAAGATGGTCTGCTTGTTCCGCAATGATTGAGCGGATGTTAGAGTTAATAGATGGTGGATGTGCGTTGTTAATACCGCATGCGATAATAGGAACGTCTGGAAATATTTCTGATCCATATGTACGTATAAAACAGAGTGCGTTGTTGTCTGTAACGATAATGCCGTCAGGACGGATCCATGCATACTTGTTAGCATACATGAGGGCTAGCGAGCTTAGATAGCTTGGGTCTGTGTAGTTCTTACTATCCATATACTCAAACTTAAGAAGCGTTGAAGGAGAATTCTCTTTCAACGTATCCTTGATTGCTTTGCCGGTATTTATCGTCCATGTGTCGTTGGATGAATACGAATGAATGACGAGAATTTTTTTTGGATTTTTAGGATGTGCAGCATAGGAAGCAGTAATAGAAAAGATAATGCAAAAAAGAATAAGAAAGAACATTATACGCTGTATGAAATGAAAATATGAAAAAAATAGAGTATAATAGGTAGGTATAAAGTATGTTTTTTCTTTGCTAGTGGTGCGCATACTGTAGTGTTCCACGACAAAGAAATTTGAGTAATTATTAGCTGCACTACATGTAAGAGCAAAAAATTATTTTTTTGTAAGTTTTATTTTAATTATTTTGTTACTAGCAATAATAAAATGTTTTTTTATTGGAAGAATCTATTAGTATTCGTGCCAACAAGCTACACAGTGGAGCAAAAAACTTTTTCTTCTTCTGGCTTATCAATAAAAATACGGTTACGTCCGGCATTCTTGCAATGGTATAATTTTCTATCAGCACGCGTGAGGACGGCAAAACTGTATTCATTGCGTTGTGAGATTGCGCCACCGAATGATGCAGTTACGCTAATTTTTTGTTTTTCGTGCATGAGCCATGATCGTTCAACAAGACGGCGTAGTCGTTCTGCCATTACAGTTAGATTGTTGATTGTCGTGTTAGGAACAAATATGACAAATTCTTCTCCCCCCCAGCGGCAGATAACATCAAGGAAACGTAATGATTTCGTTAAGGTTTGCGCAACCATTCGGAGAACCTTATCTCCTATCTGATGCCCATATGTGTCATTAACTGACTTGAAGTCATCAATATCAATAAATAAAATGCCAAATGGCGCAAGGTTTTGTTCCATTGCGTGGTCAAGGTTTCGCATTGTGATTTCTGCATAACGCCGATTTCCAATGCCCGTAAGTTCATCCGTCAACACCTCTTTGCGTAGCAGTTCCATTTCCCTTCGCATGTTGAGGGACTCACTGTTCTCTGCAAAAACTTCAACTGCGCCTATAATACTTCCGCTTGAATTAAATA includes:
- the ald gene encoding alanine dehydrogenase translates to MIVGILKEIKVKENRVCMTPAGVKTMVAAGHELLVEKSAGVGSGFADEEYVAAGATIIDTPQEICEKAEMVMHVKEPQPSEYGMLRKGQILFTYLHLAADEPQTHGLMESGATCIAYETVQNADRSLPLLTPMSEVAGRMSIQQGAKALEKTNGGLGKLLGGVPGVAPAKVMVIGGGVVGVQAAKMACGLGAQVYLMDINLDRLRYLADVMPANCTTLMSSKGAIQELLPEMDLVVGAVLIPGAKAPAVITREDLKLMKKGAALVDVAIDQGGCFETSKATTHEEPTYEVDGIVHYCVANIPGAVPMTSTMALTNATLPYALELANKGWKKACQDNESLRKGLNVHEGKLTYKAVCDAFGLEYTPVEDVL
- a CDS encoding HD domain-containing phosphohydrolase, producing the protein MFFLILFCIIFSITASYAAHPKNPKKILVIHSYSSNDTWTINTGKAIKDTLKENSPSTLLKFEYMDSKNYTDPSYLSSLALMYANKYAWIRPDGIIVTDNNALCFIRTYGSEIFPDVPIIACGINNAHPPSINSNIRSIIAEQADHLGTIQQAIQMRPYLRTIHIVGDESSTCTSLVKEIKTIASKLPPHITLNFTPHMTLKELKSFASSRKKHEIIYLLPHFKTKDNTFYPQGTIERELAKTSSVPIIVSWSFQLKTGVVGGKVLSAYNLGRQAAFTLIRLLAGQPVIPLQLDANIHKSIYDYRRLVTYNINPDTLPVEATFINRPESFFALHYKAIIPATVIITTLSLILFLTYNNLQKQIILRQNKERIIVLDQEVIETQKVIVSTLGEVIEARSQETGGHVQRVAKISRFLGERIGMQKKDLDLLEAASPMHDVGKIGIPESILHKPGKLTVEEFEVIKTHTSIGKDILEGSNKDLLQIACEIAYQHHERWDGNGYPNGLRENDISIFARITMLADVYDALSSERCYKDAWPQEQVFQYIASERAKAFDPHLVDIFTQYEEDIRRIRDQYLNINEIPLIKL
- a CDS encoding diguanylate cyclase, coding for MNQIFYQTLLNSVTDGIYFVDASRRITYWNKAAERLSGYTEDEVMGKVCSSNLLRHEDENGCSLCDKGCPLSATLDDGEKRHINTYMRHKLGHRIPITIQATPIFNSSGSIIGAVEVFAENSESLNMRREMELLRKEVLTDELTGIGNRRYAEITMRNLDHAMEQNLAPFGILFIDIDDFKSVNDTYGHQIGDKVLRMVAQTLTKSLRFLDVICRWGGEEFVIFVPNTTINNLTVMAERLRRLVERSWLMHEKQKISVTASFGGAISQRNEYSFAVLTRADRKLYHCKNAGRNRIFIDKPEEEKVFCSTV
- a CDS encoding methyl-accepting chemotaxis protein, with the protein product MGKFSLKMQVVLIAASALLSLGVGYGFLYAGADGASVSMGTVHTSLLVTGGLFSLLVLPLVFVTISTQRTAGGAIREKCKQVCGGDYSVAFPFSQSPDLAALERDLEAMFSSMKHRLGFAQGVLSGIDTPFVVVDTNEVLTYTNDSLLFILEQDGKPEDYYGQNVAHFFYGDSSRRTVLADSLEKHIVTKREVVLTGRKGGQRKIYINASPLFDLNGDLMGALCIYQDLTALRQREEEILSKNEQIASAVRESEDVSDDVARIAQDISTKMEETSLAVSRQTERAMETATAMEQMNAAVTEVAQNASNAAEQAISARDKADQGSQVVREAIEAIDEVARLSHQLHDDMSSLGQQAEGIGTVMNVITDIADQTNLLALNAAIEAARAGEAGRGFAVVADEVRKLAEKTMQATKEVGDAITAIQTGAQRNLESVTEAASAVSRSRELSGASGEVLNQIVELVNDSTDQVQAIATAADEQAATSDHINRSVDEVRTISEQSAGEIVTASHGVRELSVMARQLREIIQAIGS